The genomic window CGTTCGGCGTGGCCGCCCATATTCTACCGTCGTCGTACGCTACGGCGTAGACGCCGCCCGGCGGCAAACCTTTCGCCAGCGGCAAAGGACGGACCTGGCCCGACGTCGGCTCCAACAGGCAAGCGCCGTTCTCGGTCCCTACTATTATCGACTCCTCCCAACTCGCGAGGGCCGTGCAGCGGGGTGACGGCAGGCCGTCGGCCGCGCCGAGCCGCCACTTGTGCGATTTCTTTTTCCGCGCGTTTTTGAACTTCGTCCACTCGGCCCCGACGCCGGCCGCGAACTTGAACGGCCTCCCGTCCGCCCTCCTCACGAATAGCCCCTCCGCGGTGGCGTAGTACTCCAGGCTGGCGAAGGCGAACGCGTCGCGCGCGTCGACGCGGCCCAGCGGCCCGGGCGCCCGCGTCGTGCTCGAGCCGTCGAACTCGAAGACGCCGTCGTCGGTCGCGAGTACCAACGTCGTCCCGCGGACGAAGACCCGCCGCACGACGGCCATCGCCGGCAGCTCGACGCCGACTTCGCGCCAGCCCTCGGCCCCTCGAGCCGAGGCGAACAGCCGCCCCCGTCCTCCCCAATACAGGCCCTCCTCCGCCGGCGTCACCGAATAGAGGTCGTCGAGCACGGCGCCGTCGGCCGTGACGAAGACCTTCCACCCGTCCTCCACCTGGGGGCTGAGCCGCGACGCCGGCCCGACCTCCGACGGGATGGCCTCGAACTCCTTCCCCGGCCACGTTTTATCGTAGCGACGTGCCCCCTCCAACGTCGCGACGTAGACGTACGTCTCGTCCGCGGCGACGTCGGTGCAGTCGTTGTGGGCGAACCCCCACATCCTTACGGTGGCCTCGAAGCGGCCTCCCACCCGCGAGAGCGCGCCCAGGCCGCCGCGGCTCGAGAAGTACAGCTTATTCTTATCCGCGGCCGTCGCGGTCACGTAGTTGTGTATAAGGCCGTCGGCCGCCGTGTAATACGTCGCCCTGCCGGTGCGCGGTTCGTAGCGCGCGACGCCGCCGCCGAGATAGCTCAGCCAGACGGCGTTGCCGTCCACCAGGACGTCGGATACGTACGTTCGGCTTACGGCGTTGCGCCACTCGGCCGCCCCGAAGGCCGCGGCCGCGCCGACGGCGAACGACAGCAGCAATAGGGTCCGTCGCCTCATAACCGGGCGAGGGGCCGCGGGTCGCGCAGGCGGGGAGCGTGCTTGCACACGTACGCCAGCGGTTCCACGCTGCGCAGCGACGAGACGCCGGCTCGAGGTTCATTAACGTACTCCACGAACCAGGCCGGCTTGTCCTGCGTCTCGACGGCGAAGTCTATTTCGAAATGGAGGTGGGGCGGCGTCCCGCGGGCGTTACCCGTGGCGCCCACCGCCGCGATGACGTCTCCCGCGCGGACCCGTTGGCCTTCGGCGCAGTCGATCGCGGACATATGGAGGTAATAGGTGTAGACGCCGCGGCCGTGATAGACGGCTACCTTGCCGCCCGGGCCGCTCTTGGGCGTGAACGTCGCGACGACGACGACGCCGTCGGCCGCGGCCGGCACCGGCCTCCCCACCGGGGCGAAGATGTCGGTCCCCATGTGGTTGCGGCGCCACCGGTTGCGGAAGTCGGTGAGGCCCGTCTTCTCGGTGTACTCAACGGCGTGGAAGCGGGCGCCCGCGACCGGGAAGACGAACGATATGCCGCGGAACGCGTCGCGGGTGGGGAGGGCCCGGCCGGTGCGCGTGTCGGGCAACACCAGCTTGCCGTCCGCCGGGTCGACGCACCCGGTAATCCAGTCGCCCGGCGCGGCGTCGCCCTCGGCCGCGGCCGCCGAACCCGCCATTAGCAAGAGCGCGGCGACACAGGCCGCGCCGTAACGTCTCGCGATAATTTTCCGCAATTTTAACGGGTCAGGCTGGTAGCGATTTTCCACTCGCCTTCCTGGTTGACGAGGGCGTGGGTGTGCTTGACTCCCCCCAGCTCGTACGTGACCTCGGCCGTGAGCAGCCGGCTCTCCAGGTTCGTTACTTCGTCCTTGGCGTACGGCTCCCGGCTGGCCTCCAGGCTCTTGAGGAAGAGGTTCCGTATTTCGTTTTCGGAAAGGCCCTCCACGCCCACGGCCTCGCTCGACAGCGCCGCGTCGTCGTAGCAGTCCAGCGCCGCGGCGAAGTCGCCTTCTTTCATGGCCTTGGCAAAAGCCTGTACCGTGTCCTCGGGCGTGGCGTACGGGTTGTCCGCCTCCTCTTTCGTGCAGCCGACCGCTAACAGAACGACCGCGAGGCCCGCTACGGTGAGACATCTAAGCATATCGTCAACCTCCGAAGGTTACGCTTTTTCTCTTTTTCGTTTATCGTACGCGATGGCCGCGTACGCGTCGTGCTGGTGGATGGACTCGTAGTTGGTGCACTCAACCCGGTACGAGCGAACGCGCTTGTCGCGCTCGAGCTTTTCGGCGACGTTGCGGACCACGTCCTCGACGAAGCGCGGCCGCCCGTACGCCAGCTCCGTCACGGCCTTCTCGTCCTCGCGTTTGAGCAGCGCGAACAGCGGCGCCGACGCGGCCTCCTCCGCCCACGCCACCACTTCCTCGATCCAGATTATATTCCGGGACTCGAGCTCGACGTAGACGTCGCCGCGCTGGTTGTGGGCGCCGGCGTCGGATATATCTTTGGAACAAG from bacterium includes these protein-coding regions:
- a CDS encoding M23 family metallopeptidase, with translation MENRYQPDPLKLRKIIARRYGAACVAALLLMAGSAAAAEGDAAPGDWITGCVDPADGKLVLPDTRTGRALPTRDAFRGISFVFPVAGARFHAVEYTEKTGLTDFRNRWRRNHMGTDIFAPVGRPVPAAADGVVVVATFTPKSGPGGKVAVYHGRGVYTYYLHMSAIDCAEGQRVRAGDVIAAVGATGNARGTPPHLHFEIDFAVETQDKPAWFVEYVNEPRAGVSSLRSVEPLAYVCKHAPRLRDPRPLARL